Proteins from a single region of Oceaniferula flava:
- a CDS encoding Fur family transcriptional regulator encodes MDATIENRLQEFIQSKGLRNTPQRNAIVEAIFANDEHFTADELWDRVKNTQSSSSRATVYRTISLLVEAGLLHEIDLGDDQKTYDPNFVESPAHNHLVCIDCGKVVEFEDAHIQLMNDCAARRLGFRPEKQSLKIEACCEKLRLNGRCENLISARVQGKRLPKKR; translated from the coding sequence ATGGACGCCACGATCGAAAATCGCTTGCAAGAATTTATTCAAAGCAAGGGACTGCGAAACACCCCTCAGCGCAACGCGATTGTTGAAGCGATTTTCGCCAACGACGAGCACTTCACCGCGGACGAGTTATGGGACCGTGTGAAGAACACCCAATCGAGTTCTTCACGTGCCACCGTGTATCGCACGATCTCCCTTCTGGTGGAGGCTGGGCTGCTGCATGAGATCGATTTAGGCGACGATCAGAAAACGTATGACCCCAACTTCGTGGAAAGCCCCGCCCACAATCACTTGGTATGCATTGACTGTGGCAAGGTGGTGGAATTCGAAGACGCCCACATTCAGCTGATGAACGACTGCGCGGCTCGACGCCTAGGCTTCCGTCCGGAAAAACAATCATTGAAAATTGAAGCCTGTTGCGAGAAGTTACGTCTGAACGGCCGATGCGAGAACTTGATCTCAGCCCGAGTTCAAGGAAAGCGTCTGCCGAAGAAACGCTAG
- a CDS encoding STAS domain-containing protein has translation MSAENPISASRESEFSWIRCEGKGSFLNSPTLKQWAENEINSGATTVVVDLAACTGMDSTFMGTLAGLAMRLMKIPDAHLQIAEPGDRNQQSLEDLGLDVLMQINPKEAVWEDRIPEIRANLTPCGDEGSPRDRGSHVLDAHKKLVEADDANAEKFATVLDFLEAEVKAKKTGNK, from the coding sequence GTGAGTGCAGAAAACCCAATTTCAGCTAGTCGCGAAAGCGAATTCTCGTGGATCCGCTGCGAAGGAAAAGGATCATTTTTAAACAGTCCCACACTCAAGCAGTGGGCTGAAAATGAGATTAATTCCGGAGCTACCACCGTGGTCGTGGATCTCGCTGCCTGCACAGGTATGGACTCCACGTTCATGGGCACCTTGGCAGGGCTCGCGATGCGTCTGATGAAGATCCCGGACGCTCACTTGCAAATCGCGGAACCTGGCGACCGCAACCAGCAGTCGCTCGAAGATCTCGGACTGGATGTGCTGATGCAAATCAACCCGAAGGAGGCCGTCTGGGAAGACCGCATTCCGGAGATCAGAGCCAATCTTACTCCATGCGGCGATGAAGGTTCTCCCCGCGACCGAGGTAGCCATGTCCTCGATGCCCATAAAAAACTGGTCGAGGCCGATGATGCGAATGCCGAAAAATTCGCCACCGTGCTCGATTTTCTAGAAGCCGAAGTGAAGGCGAAGAAAACGGGGAACAAGTAG
- a CDS encoding GAF domain-containing SpoIIE family protein phosphatase — MTSSAYAIAAVIAVLFAICLIALRQKGRQLAATQREKDDILGEELRMFDFLHHLGEVIGKDISSRQLYKEIVEGFSKVLGADGGALYFLTEDQKYLTPKYISKDCPPLVGVPVEIRQRAKKDSRALASHLRLSKVGAAEGVLGATLTGGECLMIPNVKDHESFKDSFVSYDENVTALLAPLQYSGRDIGVVAIVRRHSSSASLFTGNDFEVFRSASEQSAFALGNAMIHRELVEKRKLDDEIRTAREVQNVLLPSEEPIIPGYRVSGSNTPARMISGDYFDYIELDENQTGVVIADVTGKGVPAGLLMAMCRSVLRLTAKTSASPSEALVQVNRNLFPDVREDMFVSLAYVVLEHGSGNLKLARAGHDPPMMFRSDTGTIENIKPPGLAIGIDEGEVFERVTKDLELEMASGDCLLFYTDGVCEAENRSEGEFGKERLKDVFLKSAPLGSEAVVESVRRAVADFSGDIPQMDDITMIAIEKR; from the coding sequence ATGACTAGTTCCGCCTACGCGATCGCTGCTGTCATTGCAGTTTTATTTGCCATTTGCCTGATCGCTCTGCGTCAAAAAGGCAGACAACTAGCCGCCACTCAGCGTGAGAAGGATGATATTCTCGGCGAGGAATTGCGCATGTTTGATTTCTTGCATCACCTCGGTGAGGTGATTGGCAAAGATATTTCCTCGCGGCAGCTTTATAAGGAAATTGTCGAGGGCTTCAGTAAGGTGCTGGGTGCCGATGGGGGAGCCCTGTATTTTCTGACCGAAGACCAGAAATACCTCACCCCTAAATACATTTCCAAAGATTGCCCGCCCCTGGTTGGTGTTCCCGTGGAGATCCGACAGCGAGCCAAGAAGGACTCGCGGGCACTGGCCAGCCATCTGCGCCTATCCAAAGTAGGTGCCGCCGAAGGTGTGCTGGGAGCTACTCTAACTGGTGGCGAGTGTTTAATGATCCCCAACGTCAAAGATCACGAGTCGTTTAAAGACTCATTTGTCAGCTACGATGAGAACGTCACCGCTTTATTAGCGCCACTGCAATATAGTGGCAGAGATATTGGCGTGGTAGCGATCGTTAGGAGACACAGTTCGAGCGCAAGCCTCTTCACCGGTAATGATTTTGAAGTGTTTCGTTCAGCCTCCGAGCAATCCGCATTCGCCCTCGGCAATGCCATGATCCACCGTGAGTTGGTGGAGAAACGCAAGCTCGACGATGAAATTCGCACGGCAAGAGAGGTGCAGAACGTTTTGCTTCCTTCCGAGGAACCTATCATTCCTGGCTATCGAGTCAGTGGAAGTAATACCCCGGCACGCATGATTAGCGGCGATTATTTCGATTACATTGAACTCGATGAAAACCAGACCGGTGTCGTCATTGCCGATGTGACTGGAAAGGGGGTTCCTGCAGGGTTGCTGATGGCGATGTGCCGCAGCGTCCTTCGCCTAACAGCTAAGACATCTGCGTCACCCTCTGAAGCATTGGTGCAGGTGAATCGCAATTTGTTCCCGGATGTTAGAGAGGACATGTTTGTCAGTCTTGCTTACGTAGTGCTCGAGCATGGCTCTGGAAATCTTAAACTCGCCAGAGCCGGTCACGACCCTCCGATGATGTTCCGTAGCGACACCGGCACGATTGAAAACATCAAGCCGCCGGGGCTTGCAATCGGTATTGATGAAGGCGAGGTCTTTGAGCGTGTTACCAAGGATTTGGAATTGGAAATGGCCTCCGGTGATTGCTTGCTATTCTATACCGATGGCGTCTGCGAAGCAGAAAACAGAAGTGAAGGGGAGTTTGGTAAAGAACGACTTAAGGATGTTTTCCTCAAATCTGCCCCGTTAGGTTCGGAGGCGGTGGTTGAATCCGTGCGTCGCGCGGTCGCCGATTTCTCCGGTGACATCCCTCAGATGGATGACATCACGATGATCGCCATTGAGAAACGATGA
- the dnaK gene encoding molecular chaperone DnaK, which yields MAKILGIDLGTTNSCMAVMDGSEATVLENSEGARTTPSIVAFTKSGERLVGQAAKRQAVTNPKNTIFSAKRYIGRKYSELSDADKNVPYEIVEADNGDAHIQVEVGGEKKTYSPQEIAAMVLGKLKSDAETKLGETITEAVITVPAYFNDSQRSATKAAGEIAGLKVRRIINEPTAAALAYGIDKKSEEKVAVYDLGGGTFDISVLDIDDGVFEVLATDGDTQLGGDDWDNTLIDWIVNEFKDAEGMDLSKQPDALQRIKEEAEKAKIALSSSQSYDMSLPFITMDQTGPKHIQQTLTRAKLEQLTDHLFERTKKPVLDCLKEAGVSASEVDELVLVGGMTRMPKVVETAEALAGKKPNQGVNPDEVVAIGAGIQGGVLQGDVSDVLLLDVAPLTLSIETAGQIATPMIERNTTIPAKKSQTFSTAADNQPGVDIRICQGERKMFADNKILGNFHLGDIEPAPRGTPQIEVTFDIDANGILHVSAKDKNTGKENKISIEGSSGLSDEEIEKAKRDAEEHAEEDKKRAEAVETKNNAENLVNQVEKQLGELGEQLPAEIKSGIEAKVEAVKEALKADDLDTIKSATSELEASLQELAQAAQAAQGAAGAGAPAPEADAGEEKPSEPKQAKGKVVDAEVVDD from the coding sequence ATGGCTAAAATACTAGGAATCGACCTCGGAACTACCAACTCCTGCATGGCAGTGATGGATGGTAGTGAAGCAACAGTTCTCGAAAACTCCGAGGGCGCACGCACCACACCCTCCATCGTAGCATTCACCAAGTCCGGTGAACGCCTCGTTGGCCAAGCCGCCAAGCGCCAGGCGGTCACCAACCCCAAGAATACCATCTTCTCCGCGAAACGTTACATCGGCCGCAAATACAGCGAGCTCTCCGATGCCGACAAAAACGTCCCTTACGAAATCGTTGAGGCCGACAACGGCGATGCCCACATTCAAGTGGAAGTCGGAGGTGAAAAGAAAACTTACTCTCCTCAGGAAATCGCAGCCATGGTGCTCGGCAAACTGAAGTCCGATGCTGAGACCAAGCTCGGCGAGACCATCACCGAGGCTGTGATCACGGTGCCTGCTTATTTCAACGATTCCCAACGGTCCGCCACCAAGGCAGCCGGTGAGATCGCTGGATTGAAAGTGCGCCGCATCATCAACGAACCTACTGCCGCAGCTCTTGCCTACGGTATTGATAAAAAATCCGAAGAGAAAGTCGCCGTGTATGACCTCGGTGGCGGAACCTTCGATATCTCCGTTCTCGACATCGACGACGGCGTCTTCGAAGTGCTTGCAACAGACGGCGACACCCAGCTGGGTGGTGACGACTGGGACAACACTCTGATCGACTGGATTGTCAACGAGTTCAAAGATGCCGAAGGCATGGACCTGAGCAAGCAACCTGACGCGCTGCAGCGGATTAAAGAAGAGGCAGAAAAAGCCAAGATCGCCCTGTCATCATCGCAGAGCTACGACATGAGCCTGCCATTCATCACCATGGACCAGACTGGTCCTAAGCACATCCAACAGACACTGACACGTGCCAAGCTCGAGCAACTCACCGATCACCTCTTTGAGCGCACCAAGAAGCCCGTTCTAGACTGCTTGAAGGAAGCCGGTGTTTCTGCCAGCGAAGTTGACGAGCTCGTTCTCGTCGGTGGTATGACCCGCATGCCCAAGGTGGTGGAAACTGCTGAAGCTCTTGCCGGCAAGAAGCCTAACCAAGGCGTGAACCCGGATGAAGTGGTCGCCATCGGCGCCGGCATCCAGGGCGGAGTCCTGCAAGGCGATGTCTCAGACGTTCTGCTGCTCGACGTGGCTCCTCTGACTCTGTCCATCGAGACAGCCGGTCAGATCGCCACCCCCATGATCGAGCGCAACACCACCATCCCTGCGAAGAAGTCTCAGACCTTCTCCACCGCTGCGGATAACCAGCCAGGTGTGGACATCCGCATCTGTCAAGGTGAGCGCAAGATGTTTGCCGATAACAAGATCCTCGGTAACTTCCACCTCGGTGATATCGAGCCCGCTCCACGTGGCACACCTCAGATCGAAGTGACCTTCGACATCGATGCCAACGGTATCCTGCACGTGTCCGCCAAGGACAAGAACACTGGCAAGGAAAACAAAATCTCCATCGAGGGCTCCAGTGGTCTTTCTGATGAGGAAATCGAAAAAGCCAAGCGCGATGCGGAAGAGCACGCCGAGGAGGACAAGAAACGCGCCGAAGCCGTTGAAACCAAAAACAACGCAGAGAACCTGGTGAACCAAGTTGAAAAACAACTCGGCGAACTCGGTGAGCAGCTTCCCGCTGAAATCAAGTCCGGCATCGAAGCCAAAGTGGAAGCCGTCAAAGAGGCTCTCAAGGCTGACGACCTCGATACCATCAAGTCCGCTACCAGCGAGCTCGAAGCATCCCTGCAAGAG